A stretch of the Campylobacter sp. 19-13652 genome encodes the following:
- a CDS encoding ankyrin repeat domain-containing protein gives MTYDEYKSAAKKSKDAELARYDELCLMALDFARQDRVDELAKMLDAGLSVNLKSHKGDTLLMLASYNDSLSVVRLLLARGATVDERNDRGQTPLAGAAFKGHLAVVKALVEAGADVNANNGMGATPLSFAVMFGRGEVAKYLKSQSAKSGIISKILSTFVRIFRFIFGKGVR, from the coding sequence ATGACTTATGACGAATACAAATCAGCAGCCAAAAAATCCAAAGACGCCGAGCTTGCGCGCTATGATGAGCTTTGTTTGATGGCGCTTGATTTTGCTAGGCAAGATAGGGTGGATGAGCTAGCAAAGATGCTAGACGCTGGGCTTAGTGTAAATTTAAAATCGCACAAGGGCGACACGCTTTTAATGCTAGCTAGCTATAACGATAGCCTGTCTGTGGTACGTCTTTTGCTCGCTCGTGGTGCTACGGTCGATGAGCGAAACGACAGGGGGCAGACGCCGCTTGCTGGGGCTGCTTTTAAGGGGCATTTGGCGGTGGTTAAGGCTTTGGTAGAAGCTGGGGCGGATGTGAATGCAAATAATGGCATGGGTGCGACGCCGCTTAGCTTTGCTGTGATGTTTGGTAGGGGTGAAGTTGCCAAATATCTAAAATCTCAATCCGCAAAAAGCGGAATAATCTCAAAAATTTTATCTACTTTTGTTAGGATTTTTAGGTTTATTTTTGGCAAAGGCGTACGATGA